A section of the Diabrotica virgifera virgifera chromosome 8, PGI_DIABVI_V3a genome encodes:
- the LOC126890396 gene encoding uncharacterized protein LOC126890396: protein MNSLFLYITIITLTAVNFKPVQLIEFSDSYLKEIDEKIKECQANNATRASEEWLKTEDLATADQYGSHILCRLTKEGSIKPNGDIDEEEMEKDLLRGLGDPKIVNLIMNDCKDRVPGTSPEESAVENFKCVILAAEKY, encoded by the exons ATGAATTCGTTATTTTTGTATATTACTATTATTACATTGACTGCTGTCAATTTCAAACCCGTACAACTG atCGAGTTCAGCGACTCTTACCTGAAAGAAATAGACGAGAAAATTAAAGAATGTCAAGCTAACAACGCTACCCGTGCTTCTGAAGAATGGTTAAAAACTGAAGATCTTGCAACTGCAGATCAATATGGAAGCCATATTTTATGTCGGTTAACAAAGGAGGGGAGCATAAAACCAAACGGAGATATTGAtgaagaagaaatggaaaaagaTCTTTTGAGGGGTCTAGGTGATCCAAAGATAGTAAACTTAATTATGAACGATTGTAAAGATCGCGTTCCCGGTACGTCACCAGAAGAGAGTGCTGTTGAAAATTTCAAATGTGTGATTTTAGCAGCCGAGAaatattaa